The following is a genomic window from Paenibacillus thiaminolyticus.
GCGAGAACCCATTGGTGTTGGAGGAGACAATCGCGATCATCAGAATCGAAGAGACGATGGTCGCCGCGACAGAATGCTTCCGCATTCCGAAGAACAACGGGATCAGCCCCATGCCGCTGGCGGCGATTGCATTGATGAAGGCCTTCAAGCCCTGGGAGGCGAGCGCCGATACCGGCAGGCCCCCCGGCACCAGATCGAGCCACCGGTTCAAGAGATAATAACCGCTGGCCACGAACAGGGTGGACAGGATGATGGCGCAGAACGTGAAGATCACGACAATCGCCAGCTTGGCCGCGATAAGACGCTTGCGGCTGATCGGGTACATGAACAGCACCGTAATCGACTTGCTCCGGAATTCCTCGATGACGAAGCGCGAGAGCAGCACCGCCGCGAACACAATGAAGGTGCTCCGCACGATCGTGACGCTGAAGTCGAATGCCTCAAGCAGGTTAGTAAAGGCAGGAATGCCCTCCTCCACCTTCTGCACGAAGCTGACGAACAGCATGAAGAGGAGAATGATGGCGCTGGCGATGACGGCTCCGCGGATGTAGCCGCCGATCTTGTATTTTTTCATTTCCAGCTTCATCAAGTTACGCATGGATGCCGCCTCCGTTCAATAAAGTGAGGAAGTAGTCTTCCAGAGACTGGTTCTTCTTATGAATCGACTCGATAATGACATCGTTCATAATCAGTGTCTTCGCAATCTCGTTCTGCGGCAGCTCCGTGTCATATACCCGTATGACCTGTTCGTTCATCAGCCGCAGGTTCGTAAGGTTCATCCGGTTCTCCAGCACGAACACCGCATGCTGGCTGTTGGTCGTGACGATCTCGATATAAGCGGCATTCTGCTCCCTCACTTCCGCCATCGCCACCTCGGCGAGCAGCTTGCCGTGATTGATGACGCCGATCGTATCGGCCATCTGCTCGATCTCCCCCAGCATATGGCTGGAAATGAGCAGTGTAATCCCGTAGTCGCGGGACAGCATCCGGAACAGATCCCGCAGCTCCTTCATACCGATCGGATCGAGTCCGTTAATCGGCTCGTCGAGCAGGAGCAGCTCCGGCTTCGTCGTAATGGCGCGGGCAATGCCAAGCCGCTGCTTCATCCCGAGGGAGAAGTCCTTGACCATTTTCTTGTCGATGCCGCGCAGATTGACCAGCTCAAGCGCCTCGTCAATCGCCTTTTTATCATGATAGCCCATATATTCGCAGTGCAAATCCAGATTCTCGCGCGCCGTGAGCTTGTCGTAGAAAATCGGATATTCGATAATCGATCCCATCCGCCCGAGCAGTTCAAAGGATGTGTCCGTCAGCTTCTGCCCAAGAATCTCGATCTCGCCGCTGGTCGGCTTGACCAGATTCGTCATCATTTTCATCAACGTCGTCTTGCCAGCGCCATTCGGCCCGAGAAATCCATAGATTTCACCCCGCCGGATATTCATGCTGACTTCCGATACGACTTCATTGCCTTGATAGCTTTTGGTGACCCGATAGGTTCGCAATGCATAGGTCATCGCTCAAACTCCCTTCGCTCGTATGCCTTATGCTTCCATCGTATAATTTGAAATTCTCTTTTTTCTTTCCTGATTCTTAC
Proteins encoded in this region:
- a CDS encoding ABC transporter ATP-binding protein; this translates as MTYALRTYRVTKSYQGNEVVSEVSMNIRRGEIYGFLGPNGAGKTTLMKMMTNLVKPTSGEIEILGQKLTDTSFELLGRMGSIIEYPIFYDKLTARENLDLHCEYMGYHDKKAIDEALELVNLRGIDKKMVKDFSLGMKQRLGIARAITTKPELLLLDEPINGLDPIGMKELRDLFRMLSRDYGITLLISSHMLGEIEQMADTIGVINHGKLLAEVAMAEVREQNAAYIEIVTTNSQHAVFVLENRMNLTNLRLMNEQVIRVYDTELPQNEIAKTLIMNDVIIESIHKKNQSLEDYFLTLLNGGGIHA